One Mycobacteroides salmoniphilum DNA segment encodes these proteins:
- the cobA gene encoding uroporphyrinogen-III C-methyltransferase: MTHDAYLVGLRLTGRKVVVVGAGSVAQRRLGLLIASGADVHVIAPSATPAVEGMASITLNLRPYQDGDLDGAWYAIACTDDPAVNAAVVSEADRRHIFCVRADSARDGTAVTPASFNHDGIAVGVLTGGQHRRSAALRSAIHEALQRGLITEIAETRPEGVALVGGGPGDPDLITVRGRRLLAQADVVVADRLAPAELLADLGPHVEVIDAAKIPYGRAMAQQEINRVLIERAQEGKFVVRLKGGDPFVFARGYEEVLACAEAGVPVTVVPGVTSAISVPAAAGVPVTHRAVNHEFVVVSGHVAPGHPESLVNWDALAALKGTIVLLMAVERIEQFAKVLIDGGRPADTPVLVVQHGTTDDQRVLRADLASAPERIRSQGIRPPAIIVIGPVAAYGASL, translated from the coding sequence GTGACTCATGACGCCTACCTCGTGGGCCTGCGCCTCACCGGACGCAAGGTCGTAGTTGTCGGCGCCGGATCGGTGGCGCAGCGGCGTCTCGGGCTGCTGATCGCCAGCGGCGCCGATGTCCACGTGATCGCCCCCAGCGCCACCCCGGCTGTCGAAGGTATGGCCTCGATCACCCTCAACCTCAGGCCGTATCAAGACGGCGATCTCGATGGGGCTTGGTACGCCATTGCCTGCACCGACGACCCGGCTGTCAATGCCGCGGTGGTGTCCGAAGCGGACCGACGTCACATCTTCTGTGTCCGGGCCGATTCCGCCCGGGACGGCACCGCCGTCACCCCGGCGTCCTTTAATCACGACGGCATCGCGGTCGGTGTCTTGACCGGTGGTCAGCACAGGCGGTCAGCCGCCCTGCGTTCGGCCATCCACGAGGCGCTGCAGCGCGGGCTCATCACCGAAATCGCCGAAACACGGCCAGAGGGCGTGGCACTCGTCGGCGGGGGACCCGGTGATCCTGATCTCATTACCGTCCGCGGACGCAGGCTCCTGGCTCAGGCCGATGTGGTTGTCGCCGACCGGCTTGCCCCCGCCGAACTTCTCGCCGATCTGGGCCCCCACGTCGAGGTCATCGACGCCGCGAAGATCCCCTACGGCCGCGCGATGGCCCAGCAGGAGATCAACCGGGTGCTCATTGAACGGGCACAGGAAGGCAAGTTCGTCGTCCGTCTCAAGGGCGGGGACCCGTTCGTCTTCGCCCGCGGCTACGAGGAGGTGCTGGCCTGCGCCGAGGCCGGTGTCCCGGTGACCGTCGTACCGGGTGTGACCAGCGCAATCTCCGTTCCCGCGGCGGCCGGGGTGCCCGTCACCCATCGTGCGGTCAACCACGAGTTCGTGGTGGTCAGCGGACACGTCGCTCCGGGACATCCGGAATCGTTAGTCAATTGGGATGCGCTTGCTGCCTTGAAGGGGACCATCGTGTTGCTGATGGCCGTCGAGCGCATCGAGCAGTTCGCGAAGGTACTCATCGATGGGGGCCGACCTGCGGATACCCCGGTGTTAGTGGTGCAACACGGCACTACTGATGACCAACGCGTGCTGCGCGCGGACCTTGCCAGTGCGCCAGAGCGCATTCGCTCGCAGGGTATTAGGCCGCCGGCAATCATCGTCATTGGCCCCGTTGCTGCGTACGGCGCCTCTTTGTGA
- a CDS encoding GAP family protein — MWTIVLLMALGVSVEPTRLGLTVVMLNRPRPLLQLFVFLCGAFVMGLSLGLTLLFVLRVSPMGNADVSGPYIQVGLGVLALLVAAVLAITASIRRPAAAPRAPRSGLAEKLTTRVRGFLRNNSLWVAGVSGLGIALPSADFLAVIALIHASGATQPVQSMALLFFNAVAFSMVALPLLSYAAMPARTYEMVSALHTWIRTRRRIDVAAIVAFLGLIILTLGAIGILRA; from the coding sequence ATGTGGACCATCGTTTTGTTGATGGCACTTGGAGTGAGCGTTGAACCGACCCGGCTGGGATTGACGGTCGTGATGCTGAACAGGCCGAGACCGCTGTTACAGCTGTTCGTCTTCCTCTGCGGTGCCTTTGTGATGGGGTTAAGTCTGGGCCTCACATTGCTGTTTGTCCTGCGGGTGTCCCCGATGGGGAACGCGGACGTGTCCGGGCCTTACATCCAAGTCGGGCTTGGTGTGCTCGCGTTGTTGGTGGCGGCGGTGTTGGCCATTACGGCGTCGATCCGTCGGCCTGCCGCGGCGCCACGTGCACCGCGGTCGGGCCTGGCGGAAAAGCTGACGACGCGAGTCCGCGGTTTCTTGCGGAACAATTCGTTGTGGGTGGCCGGGGTCAGTGGATTGGGAATTGCCTTGCCGTCGGCGGACTTTCTGGCGGTGATCGCGCTCATCCATGCTTCGGGTGCCACGCAGCCCGTACAGTCCATGGCGCTGCTCTTCTTCAACGCGGTGGCCTTCTCGATGGTCGCGCTGCCGCTGCTGAGTTATGCGGCCATGCCGGCGCGGACTTACGAGATGGTGTCGGCGCTACACACCTGGATCCGGACGCGTCGACGGATCGACGTCGCCGCGATTGTGGCATTCCTCGGTCTGATCATCCTCACGCTGGGAGCGATCGGCATTCTTCGCGCGTAA
- a CDS encoding condensation domain-containing protein, which produces MRGGPVTVSLTDKWEPSSGSVITWQPSPASYAKALEAPVSEIPPSFMQVQHLRTYLRQAAKGLDFSRVLVFTLDMPGRCDKRAMGHVINAHLRRHDTYRSWFSLDDEQNIVRRTIADPADVEFVQVKLGEMTSDEVRELVVSETPDPFRWDCFRFGIVQSSGHFTFYFSVDHLHLDATFARLLIMEILMGYKALVQGGAPIELPPAGSYDDYCIRQHEFLSGLTPDSEPVRDWVRFAENNRGSLPDFPLPLGDHSVPSGTSIITEQLLDEQQALTFESICVDAGARFIGGVMAALGFAERELTGTDTYYGITPSDARAEADMFTTGWFTGLVPISVPVDGSFGAAAVAAQESFDRGRQLVNVPFYRVLELVPELNWPRPYHPMINFFDGGAPPLSQLFTNPLLVSNPIGLYAESKSVYQLTIFISRFPTETTLMIAYPENPIARESITRYVDLVKSIFTRVCQQNDVVPAR; this is translated from the coding sequence ATGCGTGGTGGACCAGTAACGGTGTCGCTGACCGACAAGTGGGAGCCCTCCTCAGGATCAGTGATTACCTGGCAGCCCTCGCCGGCGTCGTACGCGAAGGCACTCGAAGCGCCGGTCAGCGAGATACCGCCGAGCTTCATGCAGGTGCAGCATTTGCGCACGTATCTGCGGCAGGCGGCGAAGGGACTCGATTTCTCACGGGTGCTCGTTTTCACGCTGGATATGCCGGGCCGGTGTGACAAGCGCGCGATGGGCCATGTGATCAACGCCCACCTGCGGCGGCACGATACGTACCGGAGCTGGTTCTCGCTCGACGACGAGCAGAACATTGTCCGGCGCACGATTGCCGATCCGGCAGACGTGGAGTTCGTTCAGGTCAAACTGGGCGAGATGACCTCCGACGAGGTGCGGGAGCTGGTGGTCTCGGAGACCCCGGACCCGTTCCGGTGGGACTGCTTCCGTTTCGGAATCGTCCAGAGCTCAGGCCATTTCACCTTCTATTTCAGCGTCGACCATCTGCACCTGGACGCGACCTTCGCACGTCTGCTGATCATGGAGATCCTGATGGGATACAAGGCGCTGGTCCAGGGCGGTGCCCCCATCGAGCTTCCCCCCGCGGGCAGCTATGACGATTACTGCATCCGCCAGCACGAATTCCTGTCCGGATTGACCCCCGACTCGGAGCCCGTGCGCGATTGGGTTCGGTTCGCCGAGAACAACCGTGGCAGTCTCCCGGATTTCCCTTTGCCACTGGGGGATCACTCGGTGCCATCCGGGACTTCGATCATCACCGAACAGCTGTTGGATGAGCAGCAGGCACTGACGTTCGAGTCAATCTGTGTGGATGCGGGTGCCCGGTTCATCGGTGGTGTGATGGCGGCGCTCGGATTCGCCGAGCGTGAATTAACCGGTACCGATACGTATTACGGGATTACGCCGAGTGATGCCCGAGCGGAAGCCGATATGTTCACGACGGGATGGTTCACGGGGCTCGTCCCGATATCGGTGCCCGTTGACGGGAGTTTCGGTGCTGCCGCCGTGGCGGCACAGGAATCCTTTGACCGCGGCAGGCAGCTGGTGAATGTGCCGTTCTACCGGGTGCTGGAATTGGTGCCGGAGCTGAACTGGCCGCGGCCGTATCACCCGATGATCAACTTCTTTGACGGTGGCGCTCCGCCACTTTCGCAGTTGTTCACTAACCCGCTGCTGGTCAGCAATCCCATCGGGCTCTATGCGGAGAGCAAGTCGGTGTACCAGCTGACGATCTTTATCTCGCGGTTCCCGACGGAGACGACGCTGATGATCGCGTACCCGGAAAACCCCATCGCCCGGGAATCGATCACCCGCTACGTGGATCTCGTGAAGTCCATATTCACGCGGGTCTGCCAGCAGAATGACGTTGTGCCCGCGCGGTAG
- a CDS encoding HNH endonuclease signature motif containing protein, translated as MSSIAALEAAVDAFCVESVHKLTAADALTVLARVEVVQRRLSAHGLGLVPRVTSQASPVELGGTSYADVIARRLHIGKGAARRRIADAEQLAPRRALTGEVLAPQLPNVAAALSRGDVGDEHVRIIRQFFDRLPVVVDAPTRQAAEQQLAQMAVRFGPEALRIGADRMMALLNPDGEFADVDRARRRGVTIGQQGFDGMSPITGLLDPETRAYLDAVFAKLAAPGMCNPADQSPMLHGGPDPEAAEHDHRSGAQRHHDALRTCLRSTLASGDLGSHHGLPVTVVVTTTLAELEHAAGIAVTGAGTRLPLRDVIRMATHAHHYLTIFDDDGRPLYLGRSKRIATTDQRIVLHAQDRGCTHPDCHVPGYLCEVHHITEWADGGPTDIDNLTFACGPHHRLLNHGWTTQKHQDGTTEWIPPPQLLAVAALRAKNADRSQREDDQTEECHNRGDVDPSTRPDPGV; from the coding sequence ATGAGTTCGATCGCAGCGTTGGAGGCGGCGGTTGATGCCTTCTGCGTTGAGTCGGTTCATAAGCTGACTGCCGCTGATGCGTTGACGGTGCTGGCCCGTGTGGAGGTGGTGCAGCGTCGGTTGTCCGCCCATGGGTTGGGGCTGGTGCCGAGGGTGACGTCGCAGGCCTCGCCGGTCGAGCTCGGTGGCACTTCTTATGCGGATGTGATTGCGCGGCGGTTGCATATCGGTAAGGGTGCGGCCCGGCGCCGGATCGCCGATGCCGAGCAGTTGGCGCCGCGGCGGGCGTTGACCGGCGAAGTGCTGGCACCGCAGCTGCCAAATGTCGCCGCCGCGCTATCTCGCGGCGATGTCGGGGACGAGCATGTGCGGATCATCCGGCAGTTCTTTGATCGACTACCGGTGGTGGTGGATGCACCGACCCGCCAAGCCGCCGAACAACAACTAGCCCAGATGGCCGTCCGGTTTGGGCCCGAGGCACTGCGTATCGGTGCCGACCGCATGATGGCCCTGTTGAACCCGGATGGTGAGTTCGCCGATGTGGATCGGGCACGGCGGCGCGGAGTCACGATCGGGCAGCAGGGCTTTGACGGCATGTCACCCATCACGGGATTGTTGGATCCGGAGACGCGCGCCTATCTGGATGCAGTATTCGCCAAACTAGCCGCACCCGGCATGTGCAACCCTGCCGATCAATCACCGATGCTCCACGGGGGGCCCGACCCGGAAGCCGCCGAACACGACCACCGCTCGGGTGCCCAACGCCACCATGACGCGCTGCGCACCTGCCTGCGATCGACTCTGGCCTCCGGTGATCTGGGTTCGCACCATGGACTGCCGGTCACCGTCGTGGTCACCACCACCCTGGCCGAGCTCGAACACGCCGCCGGCATAGCGGTCACCGGCGCCGGCACCAGGCTGCCCCTGCGTGATGTGATCCGCATGGCCACCCACGCCCACCACTACCTGACGATTTTCGATGATGACGGCCGACCGCTGTATCTGGGACGTTCTAAACGCATCGCCACCACCGATCAGCGGATTGTGCTGCACGCCCAAGACCGCGGCTGCACCCACCCCGACTGCCACGTGCCCGGATACCTGTGCGAAGTCCACCACATCACCGAATGGGCCGATGGTGGCCCCACCGACATCGACAACCTCACCTTCGCCTGCGGCCCCCACCACCGCCTCCTCAACCACGGCTGGACCACCCAAAAACACCAAGACGGCACCACCGAATGGATACCCCCACCACAGCTATTAGCAGTTGCGGCGTTACGCGCGAAGAATGCCGATCGCTCCCAGCGTGAGGATGATCAGACCGAGGAATGCCACAATCGCGGCGACGTCGATCCGTCGACGCGTCCGGATCCAGGTGTGTAG
- a CDS encoding DUF2232 domain-containing protein, with amino-acid sequence MQPAELAQAAMTAALMGAIAVVSIVLPGAVVFAWLGAVPMGVLCYRHRIRVALAACVAAGLISFLIAGFGGLVSALTCAYMGAIAGQVRRRNRGAATMLAVAALWGVLVSSFCVGVFAALSNLREVVLGAVAANVGGFATLLSGVPLLGRAATGLDHAVQGWIVHWPWFFGVSVWLIVIFGTSFGWRVLTPVLRRLEEVTDLASVGTLPASHEDVPPGPLPTVLTDAGYRYAGADRDALAPVTMSVDVGEHIAVTGANGSGKSTLMRILAGVTPTTGTIERPAGVGLGQVGGTALVLQHPESQVLGLRVGDDIVWGLPHDREIDIESLLGEVGLSGMSDRDTAGLSGGELQRLAVASALAREPALLIADEVTTMVDDAGRQTLINVLDGLTAHHSLGLVHITHYPQEANAADRVVSLGGRGTAGAREPAERPSSIESISGETILDVRGVSFDYAVGTPWSQSVLRDISFQVRSGDGILLCGGNGSGKSTLAWIMAGLLDPSAGQCLLDGRPAAEQVGAVALCFQAARLQLLRGHAGAAVAALAGYSASDTDSIARALASVSLDPNIAGVLIDRLSGGQLRRVALAGLLARSPRLLILDEPLAGLDVDAQADLIDLLVRIRNQGQAVIVISHDTDSLSPLCPRTIRLEQGELVTVG; translated from the coding sequence ATGCAACCAGCAGAGTTGGCTCAGGCCGCGATGACTGCTGCCCTCATGGGCGCGATCGCTGTGGTCTCCATCGTGCTGCCGGGCGCCGTGGTGTTCGCCTGGCTAGGGGCCGTCCCGATGGGAGTGCTCTGTTACCGGCATCGCATCCGGGTGGCGTTGGCCGCATGTGTCGCCGCCGGCCTCATCAGCTTCCTGATCGCGGGATTCGGCGGGCTGGTTTCGGCTCTGACGTGCGCGTACATGGGTGCGATCGCCGGCCAGGTGAGGCGCCGAAATCGCGGCGCGGCAACAATGTTGGCCGTCGCGGCACTGTGGGGCGTGCTGGTCTCCTCCTTCTGCGTCGGCGTGTTCGCAGCCTTGAGCAATCTGCGTGAGGTTGTTCTGGGTGCGGTGGCCGCCAATGTTGGCGGGTTCGCCACGCTGTTGAGTGGCGTGCCGCTTCTCGGCCGCGCCGCGACGGGGTTGGATCATGCCGTGCAGGGTTGGATCGTGCACTGGCCCTGGTTTTTTGGGGTATCGGTATGGCTCATCGTCATCTTCGGAACGTCATTCGGATGGCGGGTCCTGACGCCGGTCCTACGACGGCTGGAGGAAGTCACCGACCTCGCGTCGGTGGGCACGCTGCCCGCTTCGCACGAGGACGTTCCGCCCGGCCCGCTGCCGACCGTGCTCACCGACGCCGGCTATCGATACGCCGGTGCCGACCGGGATGCGCTGGCCCCGGTGACCATGAGCGTCGACGTCGGGGAACACATCGCGGTGACCGGCGCCAACGGCTCCGGCAAGTCCACCCTGATGCGCATCTTGGCGGGCGTCACACCCACGACCGGGACCATCGAACGCCCCGCCGGAGTGGGTCTGGGCCAGGTGGGCGGGACCGCGTTGGTCCTACAGCACCCGGAGAGCCAGGTGCTGGGACTACGTGTGGGCGACGACATCGTGTGGGGGCTGCCGCATGACCGCGAGATCGACATCGAAAGCCTGCTCGGTGAGGTGGGTCTGAGCGGGATGAGCGATCGGGACACCGCAGGTCTCTCGGGTGGAGAGCTCCAGCGCCTCGCGGTCGCCTCCGCACTCGCCCGGGAACCCGCTCTCCTGATCGCCGATGAGGTGACCACCATGGTCGACGACGCCGGCAGGCAAACACTCATCAACGTGCTCGACGGACTCACCGCCCACCACAGTCTGGGGCTCGTGCACATCACGCATTACCCGCAGGAGGCGAATGCCGCCGATCGGGTGGTGTCACTTGGCGGCAGGGGCACCGCGGGTGCCCGTGAACCTGCGGAACGCCCATCCTCCATCGAATCCATCAGTGGTGAAACGATTCTCGACGTACGGGGAGTCTCTTTCGACTACGCGGTCGGGACCCCATGGTCACAATCCGTCCTGCGAGACATCTCTTTTCAGGTTCGTTCCGGCGACGGGATACTGCTCTGTGGCGGCAACGGCTCCGGCAAGTCCACCCTGGCCTGGATCATGGCGGGCCTGCTGGATCCCTCGGCGGGGCAATGCCTGCTCGATGGCCGTCCCGCCGCGGAACAGGTTGGTGCGGTGGCGTTGTGCTTCCAGGCCGCCAGACTGCAACTGCTGCGCGGGCACGCCGGTGCGGCGGTGGCTGCACTGGCCGGGTACTCGGCCTCCGACACCGACAGCATCGCTCGCGCCTTGGCCTCGGTCAGCCTGGATCCGAATATCGCCGGGGTGCTTATCGATCGCCTCAGCGGTGGCCAGCTGCGACGAGTCGCCCTGGCCGGGCTGCTGGCCCGCTCGCCACGCCTGCTGATTCTCGACGAGCCATTGGCGGGTCTGGATGTCGACGCACAGGCCGATCTCATAGATCTGTTGGTGCGCATCCGCAACCAGGGGCAGGCCGTCATCGTGATATCCCACGACACCGACAGTCTGTCCCCTCTGTGTCCTCGCACCATTCGTCTCGAACAAGGTGAGTTGGTGACCGTCGGATGA
- a CDS encoding energy-coupling factor transporter transmembrane component T family protein produces the protein MSQRRPLMLMRPVPGPSPVHALWAGTKLIAVLAISVLLTVMPSWTAIGLVALLILVTAGLARISPTCIPSVPRWVLLLVVAGSLFTIVNGGAPELRLGPATIGVGGFLDFLRVTSLGLVLIGLGAVISWTTQVADIAPAVALLCRPLRILRVPVDDWAVTISLAFRMFPMLSEEFRLLAAARRLQPPQPEKPSRRAEVIDLCTAAMVVSLRRATEMGDAITARGGAGRISAHPIYPGWRDVLAAAVLVGVFVLALMLS, from the coding sequence ATGAGCCAGCGACGCCCGTTGATGCTGATGCGGCCGGTGCCCGGACCGTCTCCCGTCCACGCGTTGTGGGCGGGAACCAAACTCATTGCCGTGTTGGCGATATCGGTACTACTGACCGTCATGCCGTCCTGGACGGCGATCGGGCTTGTCGCCCTGCTCATTCTCGTCACCGCCGGGCTGGCCAGGATCTCTCCCACCTGCATCCCATCGGTTCCGCGGTGGGTCTTGCTGCTCGTCGTGGCGGGCAGCTTGTTCACGATCGTCAACGGGGGCGCTCCCGAGCTGAGGCTCGGACCGGCCACTATCGGGGTCGGCGGATTCCTGGATTTTCTGCGTGTCACGTCGCTGGGTCTAGTTCTGATCGGCCTAGGAGCGGTCATCTCGTGGACCACCCAAGTCGCCGATATCGCCCCGGCAGTAGCGCTCTTGTGTCGGCCGCTGCGCATCCTGCGCGTGCCTGTCGACGATTGGGCGGTCACCATTTCCCTGGCATTCCGGATGTTCCCCATGCTGTCCGAGGAGTTCCGGCTGTTAGCGGCCGCCCGCAGACTGCAGCCGCCACAACCGGAGAAGCCCTCGCGGCGTGCGGAAGTCATTGATCTGTGCACCGCAGCGATGGTCGTCTCACTTCGTCGGGCCACCGAGATGGGCGACGCCATCACGGCACGGGGCGGCGCGGGACGAATCTCGGCCCACCCGATCTATCCGGGATGGCGGGATGTTCTTGCCGCGGCGGTGCTTGTCGGGGTCTTCGTACTCGCGTTGATGCTGAGCTGA